A single window of Polyodon spathula isolate WHYD16114869_AA chromosome 2, ASM1765450v1, whole genome shotgun sequence DNA harbors:
- the LOC121294802 gene encoding tyrosine-protein phosphatase non-receptor type 9-like — MAERLTAQEELTVEEFFTELKNREQPNVVLVSQNTAVKFLIARKFDVSRAIDLFQAYKNTRLKEGIYNINPDEEPLRSELLSGKFTVLPGRDAKGAALALFTARLHRPDVTTHKAVLQAIIYQLDRAIESVETQRDGLIFIYDMTSSTYGNFDYELCVKILNLLKGAFPARLKCVFIVSSPLWFRAPFAVLRLFVREKLRERVCTVKAHELANHIPMESLPEHLGGSSKYSHVAWIQACVNSTQDQQKGDCMDSLFHSYTLEQNPASDGLNSNCSPQTVTDNTKQQHNHYCENWTSNFHADPSSLGNLQNWNGSVVTVNYDGADDFSVNTNGRKPPPQSETPPDTPLHKHASEELAVPPLPQKSRPLPSVMEMSIHLPEDGGLHIQELVQHIKRKKKKGIYQEYEEIRKEPPSGTFDYSKKPFNQIKNRYSDVLCLDQSRVKLNVVDDDDETSDYINASFMDGYKRKNAYIAAQGPLPKTFVDFWRMVWEQKVLIIVMTTRVVERGRIKCGQYWPLEVGQTEEYGQFLIRNIHIEMFQDFKLSHLEVYNKETGESRDIAHYLYMSWPDFGVPKSASAMLDFRSQVKQHQEAAFQAFGSEWTGPPGGPPIIVHCSAGIGRTGTFCTLDICLSRLEDIGTVDVNQTVKRMRTQRAFSIQTWDQYYFCYMAVLEYAQRRGLLAPVEWSDSDLETDSE; from the exons ATGGCGGAGCGTCTCACAGCCCAAGAGGAATTG acagtagAAGAGTTTTTCACAGAACTGAAAAATAGGGAGCAGCCCAATGTCGTCTTGGTGTCCCAAAACACTGCTGTGAAATTTTTGATTGCAAGAAAGTTTGATGTATCTCGAGCCATTGATTTATTCCAGGCATATAAA AATACAAGATTAAAAGAAGGCATTTACAATATCAATCCTGATGAAGAGCCTCTACGTTCAGAACTGCTGAGTGGCAAATTTACTGTTTTA CCTGGAAGAGATGCTAAAGGAGCAGCTCTAGCCTTGTTCACTGCCAGGTTACATAGACCTGATGTTACTACACATAAAGCAGTACTTCAGGCTATAATCTATCAACTGGACAGAGCAATTGAAAG TGTAGAGACACAGCGAGATGGCCTAATTTTCATCTATGATATGACCAGTTCAACATATGGAAACTTTGATTACGAACTCTGTGTGAAAATCTTGAATCTTCTAAAG GGTGCATTTCCTGCAAGGCTGAAGTGCGTATTCATTGTTTCATCTCCTTTGTGGTTTCGAGCACCATTTGCTGTTCTCAGGCTTTTTGTGAGGGAGAAGCTAAGAGAGagg GTCTGCACTGTGAAAGCTCATGAGCTGGCAAACCACATACCAATGGAATCGTTGCCAGAGCATCTTGGAGGATCTTCTAAGTACAGCCATGTAGCTTGGATCCAAGCTTGTGTAAATTCCACCCAAGACCAGCAGAAAGGGGATTGCATGGACAGTCTTTTTCACTCCTACACCTTGGAGCAGAATCCTGCTAGTGATGGACTGAACTCAAATTGTAGTCCCCAGACTGTGACTGACAACACCAAACAGCAACATAATCATTATTGTGAAAACTGGACTAGCAACTTCCATGCTGATCCCAGTTCTTTGGGCAATTTGCAGAACTGGAATGGTTCTGTGGTGACTGTGAACTATGACGGAGCTGACGATTTTAGTGTCAACACAAACGGTCGCAAGCCTCCTCCACAGTCAGAAACCCCACCAGACACGCCTTTACACAAGCATGCCTCTGAAGAGCTAGCTGTTCCCCCACTGCCACAGAAATCCCGTCCATTGCCTTCAGTGATGGAGATGTCCATTCATTTGCCAGAGGATGGAGGGTTGCATATTCAGGAACTTGTACAGcatataaaaaggaaaaagaagaaaGGTATATATCAAGAGTATGAAGAAATCAGGAAAGAACCTCCATCTGGAACATTTGATTACTCcaa GAAGCCTTTCAATCAGATCAAAAACCGGTACAGTGATGTTCTCTGTTTGGACCAGTCCAGAGTAAAACTAAATGTtgtggatgatgatgatgag ACATCTGACTATATCAATGCAAGTTTTATGGATGGATATAAAAGAAAGAATGCTTACATCGCCGCGCAGG GTCCTTTGCCAAAAACATTTGTTGACTTCTGGCGTATGGTATGGGAACAAAAggttttaattattgtaatgaCAACAAG AGTTGTGGAAAGGGGTAGAATAAAATGTGGACAATACTGGCCACTTGAAGTTGGGCAGACTGAAGAATATGGGcagtttttaattagaaatattcATATAGAGATGTTTCAAGACTTCAAGCTTTCCCATTTAGAAGTTTACAACAAGGAG ACCGGAGAGAGCAGAGATATTGCACACTATCTGTATATGAGTTGGCCTGATTTTGGTGTACCAAAATCTGCCTCTGCCATGCTAGATTTCAGATCCCAGGTAAAACAGCATCAGGAAGCAGCATTTCAGGCTTTTGGATCTGAATGGACTGGTCCCCCTGGAGGTCCACCTATTATTGTTCATTGCAGTGCGGGAATTGGAAGAACAG GTACCTTTTGCACTCTTGACATCTGTCTGTCCAGACTGGAGGATATTGGCACAGTTGATGTCAACcagacagtgaagagaatgaGAACTCAACGTGCATTTAGTATTCAGACCTGGGATCAGTATTACTTTTGTTACATGGCTGTCTTAGAGTATGCACAAAGGAGAGGCTTACTTGCTCCAGTGGAATGGTCCGATTCAGACTTGGAGACGGACAGTGAGTAA